Proteins from a single region of Amycolatopsis sp. CA-230715:
- a CDS encoding AAA family ATPase, which produces MNTAPWRMIGRDDLVTELSEGARNAASPLTVVTGDAGAGHTSLLRAVEAELTADGTTAVPITCTRADRTLPYAVLFRVLTRFGALEDGPAVARWPVRRLVAKLSEAAPGESPATAAELATAVFAVVRHQAPVVLIDDAHWLDPATARVFGQLATFFGTGACTVVAAARWAGSAPEPAAGLFSGLTADGLARRVLLRPLTGPQCAEVLRDVLRARPDADLVRTLRAESRGNPAALTAAVTGYRAAGRIRVVDRTAYLLPWREPLALPESHPLLGPVRDAGPHGIAVAGATAVLAPLGELAPRLGATALGLDEEEVQTTLRHLVDARVLVRGRTRLRFRLPLLRAALEAGLPPYRRRNLAALAVEAVWDGTGHIDGDLADVALPDWLADAGSLVDPDRSSGELLARGGAMLFTDGGLAERWLDAAARRVRDPAMKAHSLMAVSAARAVHERPGAAASTLTVLTEHAAHLSPEQLQEMAIVYLTGLCAEGDQRALREIADGRAAPLPGGPAVATVNKAFALMLVARWREGRDHLLATADIWRRGTAVTADFGEMFLGGAGVMLGDLRQLRRMLDDPGRWRARHLPQHRFEQIRYEANMLLMLGELGTAMRLLESTGTPEDSLPGPDRFLTKWLRGEWRDAMEVARRSIVDGVTSARPLAPVKMLHGAIRILGGQGWLGRAAEMAASARSAHRHLAHLIDHAEAMTLRVRGDRMGATALLRSALRSADDSGFVLGTEQMWAELAAAEHDLGNREAALRAVERGRGLADSLRTDRARLASLLARAHVLGDLGAAEEAVALAEERDGMPHENGNVFMRAAMAGVRPKQLLPRAYELFGEVDALLWRARLRARMRERGVPVPGRAITTLENERLLAILVAEGLSNREVASTLGTSEKSVEGQLTRLFSRIGYHSRVELAAAALTGEFPG; this is translated from the coding sequence GTGAACACGGCGCCGTGGCGGATGATCGGACGGGACGATCTCGTCACGGAGCTGTCCGAAGGCGCCAGGAACGCCGCGTCCCCGCTGACGGTCGTGACCGGGGACGCCGGCGCGGGGCACACCTCGCTCCTGCGCGCGGTGGAGGCGGAGCTGACCGCCGACGGCACCACCGCGGTGCCGATCACCTGCACCCGCGCGGACCGCACCCTGCCCTACGCGGTGCTTTTCCGCGTGCTGACCCGGTTCGGCGCGCTGGAGGACGGTCCCGCGGTCGCCCGCTGGCCGGTGCGCAGGCTCGTGGCCAAGCTGTCCGAAGCCGCACCGGGCGAATCACCCGCCACCGCCGCCGAACTCGCCACCGCCGTGTTCGCCGTCGTCCGGCACCAGGCGCCGGTGGTGCTGATCGACGACGCGCACTGGCTCGATCCCGCCACCGCGCGCGTATTCGGGCAGCTCGCGACGTTCTTCGGCACCGGCGCCTGCACCGTCGTCGCGGCCGCGCGCTGGGCGGGCTCCGCTCCCGAACCGGCCGCGGGCCTGTTCTCCGGGCTCACCGCGGACGGCCTCGCCCGGCGCGTACTCCTGCGGCCGCTGACCGGGCCGCAGTGCGCGGAGGTACTCCGGGACGTCCTCCGGGCACGGCCCGACGCGGACCTGGTCCGGACGCTGCGGGCGGAAAGCAGGGGAAACCCGGCCGCGCTCACCGCCGCGGTCACCGGCTACCGGGCCGCGGGGCGGATCAGGGTCGTCGACCGCACCGCCTACCTGCTGCCGTGGCGGGAACCGCTGGCACTGCCCGAGAGCCACCCGCTGCTGGGACCGGTCCGAGACGCGGGACCACACGGGATCGCCGTCGCGGGTGCCACCGCCGTGCTCGCCCCGCTGGGGGAGCTGGCGCCGCGGCTGGGCGCCACCGCGCTCGGCCTCGACGAGGAAGAGGTCCAGACCACGCTGCGCCACCTCGTCGACGCGCGCGTGCTCGTCCGCGGCCGGACTCGGCTGCGGTTCCGCCTTCCCCTCCTCCGTGCCGCGCTCGAAGCCGGACTTCCCCCGTACCGCAGGAGAAACCTCGCGGCGCTCGCCGTCGAAGCGGTGTGGGACGGCACTGGGCACATCGACGGCGACCTCGCCGACGTCGCGCTGCCCGACTGGCTCGCCGACGCGGGCTCGCTCGTCGACCCGGACCGCTCGTCCGGCGAACTGCTCGCCAGGGGCGGCGCGATGCTGTTCACCGACGGCGGGCTCGCCGAACGCTGGCTCGACGCGGCGGCCCGCCGCGTCCGCGATCCCGCGATGAAAGCGCACAGCCTGATGGCGGTGAGCGCGGCGAGGGCCGTCCACGAACGGCCCGGCGCCGCCGCCAGCACGTTGACCGTGCTCACCGAGCACGCCGCACACCTTTCGCCGGAACAGCTCCAAGAAATGGCGATCGTCTACCTGACCGGGCTGTGCGCCGAGGGCGACCAGCGCGCGTTGCGCGAGATCGCGGACGGGCGCGCCGCTCCGCTGCCCGGCGGGCCCGCGGTCGCGACGGTCAACAAGGCCTTCGCGCTCATGCTGGTGGCCCGCTGGCGCGAGGGACGGGACCACCTCCTCGCCACTGCGGACATCTGGCGCCGCGGCACCGCGGTCACCGCCGACTTCGGCGAAATGTTCCTCGGCGGAGCCGGGGTCATGCTCGGCGATCTCCGCCAGCTCCGCCGGATGCTCGACGACCCGGGGCGGTGGCGGGCGAGGCACCTGCCCCAGCACCGGTTCGAGCAGATCCGCTACGAGGCCAACATGCTCCTCATGCTGGGGGAGCTCGGCACCGCGATGCGCCTGCTCGAATCGACCGGTACCCCGGAGGACAGCCTGCCCGGCCCGGACCGGTTCCTGACGAAGTGGCTGCGCGGCGAATGGCGTGACGCGATGGAGGTCGCGCGCCGCAGCATCGTCGACGGCGTGACCTCCGCACGTCCGCTCGCACCGGTCAAGATGCTGCACGGCGCGATCCGGATCCTCGGCGGCCAGGGCTGGCTGGGCAGGGCCGCCGAGATGGCCGCCTCCGCCAGGTCCGCCCACCGGCACCTGGCCCACCTGATCGACCACGCCGAAGCGATGACCCTGCGCGTGCGCGGCGACCGGATGGGGGCGACCGCACTGCTGCGCAGCGCACTCCGTTCGGCCGACGACAGCGGTTTCGTGCTCGGCACCGAGCAGATGTGGGCCGAACTCGCCGCCGCCGAACACGATCTCGGCAACCGGGAGGCCGCGTTGCGCGCGGTCGAACGCGGCAGGGGACTGGCAGACTCGCTGCGCACCGACCGCGCCCGCCTCGCGTCACTGCTGGCACGCGCGCACGTACTGGGCGACCTCGGCGCGGCCGAGGAAGCCGTGGCACTGGCCGAAGAACGCGACGGGATGCCGCACGAGAACGGCAACGTGTTCATGCGCGCGGCGATGGCGGGAGTCCGCCCGAAACAGCTGCTTCCCCGCGCCTACGAACTGTTCGGCGAGGTCGACGCCCTGCTCTGGCGCGCCCGGTTGCGGGCACGCATGCGCGAACGCGGTGTCCCGGTGCCGGGCCGCGCGATCACCACCCTGGAGAACGAGCGGCTGCTGGCGATCCTGGTGGCGGAAGGCCTCAGCAACCGCGAGGTCGCCTCGACGCTGGGAACCAGCGAGAAGAGCGTCGAGGGTCAGCTCACCCGCCTGTTCTCCAGGATCGGCTACCACTCCAGGGTCGAGCTCGCCGCCGCCGCGCTGACCGGCGAGTTCCCCGGCTGA
- a CDS encoding LuxR family transcriptional regulator, with product MRTAEVRAVGRSEALATLDEAMRERGALWLVRGDRGAGRSTLLRALIARWRHRKRVVLPLWLPGMGTRQVMAAVLDTVVAHLERHGGSFDLVAAVTGVRERVAGDSGLLHSIHDVAGVLARLDQDEPVVLVVDDLRDDAASEHGAGLLALVEALRAAGVATLLASHGSGQLDVIADGVLDLLPMTDDEVDELLYEWRGNPLRKTPDPALTDALRRALGPLWGNPGTIVSTLDGLNLDGRITAVDDHLCLRHADRPIPLPRDHELVRAVREHGRTGERLARVLAEADAPVVDDLPALAAAAESDLPRAGLALDGFVRNGVVEVTGDGAVVLAVPALAARLRPARLAGGGPPDARTAVRERFATGDLAGLADDLRELGRSADALDRSARGAVAICWLAALKHEHRLHEIRATSALLDSLAPVGRVLQIAVLRSDTVLAAHAMTALADRADPETALGGKLLLGLLSTDFRALAAAWSHWCGAREPVPDGLAGTLAEAVALHDHATVADTVLGTAVPTGASALYRRLLAAYSAGEWDDLLSMARRVEADRTRPSRTPVEQLARVFAAEVCGQRGEIARATAWLSGVSPRTSSGHIASWVRCGIRHSAREFTGAVRDGWRDYQRARELGMVAGADRLLGRLIDYALRNDDRPTAERALDELDALHDAVGTVSTLESLLVLGGLVRGDPADVELGLRLVRRRPNQFRAARACLAMAQVSSDPRPWLLEAHRLAKDLGTLSGHEMVVEYMRAQGLAVPRPRRAKNGFSPVELRIVDLVSAGLTNRRIAATMRISEKTVESHLTRLFDRTGCRSRVELAAARLQGLVPGPAE from the coding sequence ATGCGGACGGCGGAGGTGCGGGCGGTCGGCCGCTCGGAAGCGCTGGCCACGCTGGACGAGGCGATGCGGGAGCGTGGCGCGCTGTGGCTGGTGCGCGGTGACCGCGGCGCGGGGCGGAGCACCCTGCTGCGCGCGCTCATCGCGCGGTGGCGGCACCGCAAGCGCGTGGTGCTTCCGCTGTGGTTGCCGGGAATGGGCACCCGGCAGGTGATGGCCGCGGTGCTGGACACGGTCGTCGCGCACCTGGAGCGGCATGGCGGTTCGTTCGACCTGGTCGCCGCGGTCACCGGGGTGCGCGAGCGGGTCGCGGGCGACAGCGGGCTGCTGCACTCGATCCACGACGTGGCTGGCGTGCTCGCCCGGCTCGACCAGGACGAGCCGGTGGTGCTCGTCGTCGACGATCTGCGGGACGACGCCGCGTCCGAGCACGGGGCCGGATTGCTGGCGCTCGTCGAAGCGCTCCGCGCGGCGGGCGTGGCCACGCTGCTCGCCTCGCACGGGTCCGGGCAGCTCGACGTGATCGCGGACGGCGTGCTCGATCTGCTGCCGATGACCGACGACGAAGTGGACGAGCTGCTCTACGAGTGGCGCGGGAACCCGCTGCGCAAGACACCCGACCCGGCGCTCACCGACGCGCTGCGCCGTGCACTCGGCCCGCTGTGGGGAAATCCCGGCACCATTGTGTCCACTTTGGATGGACTGAACCTGGACGGGAGGATCACCGCCGTCGACGACCACCTGTGCCTGCGGCACGCCGATCGGCCCATCCCGTTGCCCCGTGACCACGAACTGGTGCGGGCCGTCCGGGAGCACGGGCGCACCGGTGAGCGGCTCGCGCGTGTGCTCGCCGAGGCGGACGCCCCGGTGGTGGACGATCTGCCCGCGCTGGCCGCCGCGGCGGAATCGGACCTGCCGCGGGCGGGGCTGGCGCTCGACGGGTTCGTCCGCAACGGCGTCGTCGAGGTGACCGGGGACGGCGCGGTGGTGCTCGCCGTTCCCGCGCTCGCCGCCAGGCTGCGCCCGGCCCGACTTGCCGGTGGCGGGCCGCCGGACGCGCGGACGGCGGTGCGCGAGCGGTTCGCCACCGGCGATCTCGCCGGGCTCGCCGACGATCTGCGCGAGCTCGGGCGGTCGGCGGACGCCCTCGACCGGTCCGCCAGGGGCGCGGTCGCGATCTGCTGGCTCGCCGCGCTCAAGCACGAGCACCGGCTGCACGAAATCCGTGCCACGTCGGCACTTCTGGACTCGCTCGCGCCGGTCGGCCGGGTCCTCCAGATCGCGGTGCTGCGATCCGACACCGTGCTGGCCGCACACGCGATGACGGCGCTGGCCGATCGCGCCGACCCGGAAACCGCGCTCGGCGGGAAGCTGCTGCTCGGCCTGCTCTCGACCGATTTCCGGGCGCTGGCCGCCGCGTGGTCGCACTGGTGCGGTGCGCGCGAGCCGGTGCCCGACGGGCTGGCGGGAACGCTCGCGGAGGCGGTGGCGCTGCACGATCACGCGACCGTGGCGGACACCGTGCTCGGTACGGCCGTCCCCACCGGGGCTTCCGCGCTCTACCGGCGCCTGCTCGCCGCCTACTCCGCGGGTGAGTGGGACGACCTGCTGTCGATGGCCCGCCGCGTGGAAGCCGATCGCACGCGGCCGTCGAGGACGCCGGTCGAACAGCTGGCGCGCGTGTTCGCGGCCGAGGTGTGCGGGCAGCGCGGCGAGATCGCCCGCGCGACGGCGTGGTTGTCGGGTGTGTCGCCGCGGACGTCGTCGGGGCACATCGCGAGCTGGGTGCGCTGCGGGATCCGGCACAGCGCGCGCGAGTTCACCGGCGCGGTCCGGGACGGGTGGCGCGACTACCAGCGCGCCCGCGAACTCGGCATGGTCGCCGGAGCCGACCGGTTGCTGGGCCGCCTGATCGACTACGCGCTCCGCAACGACGACCGGCCGACGGCGGAGCGGGCGCTCGACGAGCTGGACGCGCTGCACGACGCGGTGGGCACGGTGTCCACTTTGGAATCGCTGCTGGTGCTGGGCGGGCTCGTGCGCGGAGACCCCGCCGACGTCGAACTCGGTCTGCGGCTGGTTCGCAGGCGGCCTAACCAGTTCAGGGCCGCGCGGGCCTGCCTGGCGATGGCGCAGGTCAGTTCGGACCCGCGTCCGTGGCTGCTGGAGGCGCACCGGCTCGCCAAGGACCTCGGCACCCTGTCCGGGCACGAAATGGTCGTGGAGTACATGCGGGCACAGGGGCTCGCGGTGCCGCGGCCGCGGCGGGCGAAGAACGGCTTCTCCCCCGTCGAACTCCGCATCGTCGACCTGGTCAGCGCCGGGCTGACCAACCGCAGGATCGCCGCCACGATGCGGATCAGCGAGAAGACCGTCGAAAGCCACCTCACGAGGCTGTTCGACCGCACCGGCTGCCGGTCGCGGGTCGAACTGGCGGCGGCCCGCCTGCAGGGCCTCGTCCCCGGCCCTGCCGAGTGA
- a CDS encoding AAA family ATPase produces MLIERDAELTVLGEAVRAACAGSGSLSLVRGPLGIGRSALLHAAGDLAVDQGMRVLRAGASPTEQGFADGVVRQLLEPVHDDPLAEHGADAVPQRWRRLAAQRPLALLVDDLQWADAESLHKLAYLVNRVSALPVAVVATVLDGDVGADRLAVDDLVRAAATTVRPRPLTVAGVRTFFSRRCGEPADETFAKECWSDTGGKPMFLGALAVGMLADGVRPVAEQLAEARALRPPEPSNRLARCLSCQPARVTRFAMAMTALGDAATPTFVAGLAQLDSVDFEEAERAMRRLGLVPEHGPLRYVDDAVADAVAGALSADEQDELHLRAAGVLFRGGGRLEDIAQRLLGTTSEPEPWATDVLRAAASAASARDDSAMAARYLRHALVHGGARRGDLLADLVAVERGTDAAAAARHLRQALPLLETPVERAKALCLAPALAAAEGRPDTRFVRRAVTELRAGPEDDPALSGHLEARLRFWTPYTLETGEDAAAWLRGDIAMDDPGQRELATVQLHFATLAETLPRALIIDLAHRVLEREPGGTAQLYTAMPLLVPVLVAADATDGLESWLGAVTVRETPDLAASLVWTCQALLWAATGQLRVAKESAVRALDTASPDWAAVVGTCAPLLAILAMELRDPELASRAERAWGPDRPSWALSLSHAAVAATSPGSADPAAAEYLADTGRQLRRAGLASSVLFPWRLRLAVRYERLGKKDQAAELIAAEYEQALGWGAPSALGRVLRMRGQRVDGGPGVRLLDESVQILESSGNKLELAKSLMALGKRLGSPKGDASLRAGTRLAAQCGRAPVVAGTEHPSTAPAQVRHTAKSPLTRAEVRIAELVVTGRRNKEIAAELGVTTRAVEKHLTSAYRKLGIDGRADLSDVLPRARQG; encoded by the coding sequence ATGCTGATCGAACGGGATGCCGAACTGACCGTCCTCGGCGAGGCCGTGCGTGCCGCGTGCGCGGGTTCGGGCTCGCTGTCGCTCGTGCGCGGCCCGCTGGGCATCGGCCGCTCCGCGCTCCTGCACGCCGCGGGCGACCTCGCCGTGGACCAGGGGATGCGGGTGCTGCGCGCCGGGGCGTCGCCGACCGAACAGGGTTTCGCCGACGGCGTGGTGCGGCAGCTGCTGGAACCGGTGCACGACGACCCGCTCGCCGAGCACGGCGCGGACGCCGTGCCGCAGCGGTGGCGGCGGCTGGCGGCACAGCGGCCGCTCGCCCTGCTCGTCGACGATCTGCAGTGGGCCGACGCCGAATCGCTGCACAAGCTCGCCTACCTGGTCAACCGGGTCTCCGCGCTGCCGGTGGCGGTGGTGGCGACCGTGCTGGACGGCGACGTCGGCGCCGACCGGCTCGCGGTCGACGACCTGGTGCGCGCCGCGGCCACGACGGTGCGCCCGCGCCCGCTGACCGTGGCCGGCGTGCGGACGTTCTTCAGCAGGCGATGCGGTGAACCGGCCGACGAGACCTTCGCCAAGGAGTGCTGGTCGGACACCGGCGGCAAACCGATGTTCCTCGGCGCGCTGGCCGTGGGCATGCTGGCCGACGGGGTGCGCCCGGTGGCCGAGCAGCTCGCCGAGGCGCGGGCGTTGCGGCCGCCGGAGCCGTCGAACCGGCTCGCGCGCTGCCTGAGCTGCCAGCCGGCGCGGGTGACCCGGTTCGCGATGGCGATGACGGCGCTGGGCGACGCGGCGACGCCGACGTTCGTGGCCGGGCTCGCGCAGCTCGACAGCGTCGACTTCGAAGAGGCCGAGCGCGCGATGCGGCGGCTGGGCCTGGTACCGGAGCACGGCCCGCTGCGCTACGTCGACGACGCCGTCGCCGACGCGGTGGCGGGCGCGTTGTCCGCGGACGAGCAGGACGAGCTGCACCTGCGGGCCGCGGGCGTGCTGTTCCGCGGCGGCGGGCGGCTGGAGGACATCGCGCAACGCCTGCTGGGCACGACGAGCGAACCCGAACCGTGGGCGACCGATGTGCTGCGCGCGGCGGCATCGGCGGCGTCCGCGCGCGACGATTCGGCCATGGCGGCGCGGTATTTGCGGCACGCGCTCGTGCACGGCGGCGCGCGCCGGGGAGACCTGCTCGCCGATCTGGTCGCGGTGGAGCGCGGGACCGACGCTGCCGCGGCGGCGCGGCACCTGCGGCAGGCGCTGCCGCTGCTCGAAACCCCGGTGGAACGGGCGAAGGCGCTGTGCCTCGCCCCGGCGCTGGCCGCCGCGGAAGGCAGGCCGGACACCAGGTTCGTGCGCCGCGCCGTCACCGAACTGCGGGCGGGTCCCGAGGACGATCCGGCGCTCTCCGGCCATTTGGAGGCACGGCTGCGGTTCTGGACCCCGTACACCTTGGAAACGGGCGAGGACGCGGCGGCGTGGCTGCGCGGCGACATCGCGATGGACGACCCCGGCCAGCGGGAACTGGCGACCGTGCAGCTGCATTTCGCCACGCTCGCGGAGACGCTGCCGAGAGCGTTGATCATCGATCTCGCGCACCGGGTGCTGGAACGGGAGCCCGGCGGCACCGCGCAGCTCTACACCGCGATGCCCCTGCTGGTACCGGTGCTGGTGGCGGCGGACGCGACCGACGGGCTGGAATCGTGGCTCGGCGCGGTGACCGTCCGCGAGACGCCGGACCTGGCCGCGTCGCTGGTGTGGACCTGCCAGGCGCTGCTGTGGGCGGCGACCGGTCAGCTGCGGGTGGCGAAGGAAAGCGCGGTGCGCGCGCTGGACACCGCGTCGCCGGACTGGGCCGCGGTCGTCGGCACCTGCGCGCCGCTGCTGGCGATACTGGCGATGGAGCTGCGCGATCCCGAGCTGGCGTCGCGCGCGGAACGCGCGTGGGGGCCGGATCGCCCGTCGTGGGCGCTGTCGCTGAGCCATGCCGCGGTCGCCGCGACCTCACCCGGTTCCGCCGACCCCGCCGCGGCCGAGTACCTCGCCGACACCGGACGGCAGCTCCGGCGCGCGGGCCTGGCCAGCTCGGTGCTGTTCCCGTGGCGGCTGCGGCTGGCCGTGCGCTACGAACGCCTCGGCAAGAAGGACCAGGCGGCGGAGCTGATCGCCGCCGAATACGAGCAGGCACTGGGCTGGGGCGCCCCGTCGGCACTCGGCAGGGTGCTGCGGATGCGCGGGCAGCGGGTCGACGGCGGCCCCGGCGTCCGGCTGCTCGACGAGTCCGTCCAGATCCTCGAATCCTCGGGGAACAAGCTGGAGCTCGCGAAGTCGTTGATGGCACTGGGAAAGCGGCTCGGCTCGCCGAAGGGCGACGCGAGCCTGCGCGCCGGAACAAGGCTCGCGGCGCAGTGCGGCCGTGCGCCGGTGGTGGCGGGGACGGAGCACCCCAGCACCGCGCCAGCCCAGGTCCGGCACACGGCCAAGAGCCCGCTCACCAGGGCCGAAGTCCGGATCGCCGAACTCGTCGTCACCGGCCGCCGCAACAAGGAGATCGCCGCGGAGCTCGGCGTCACGACCAGAGCGGTCGAAAAACACCTCACCAGCGCCTACCGCAAGCTCGGGATCGACGGCCGCGCCGACCTCTCGGACGTGCTGCCGCGCGCCCGGCAGGGCTGA
- a CDS encoding ATP-binding protein, with the protein MTLVERDAEIAELTRLVEELADGKSSVGLVSGLPGSGRTSLLRAAAAIGEANRVRVLSARGSVCESGLPFGLVSQLESSLVDIDSPGIGGTVAAGDEGVRTLCARFVALAGRRPLLLVLDDIQLADAWSRTWLLAVLRRLWQAPLMVVIAGAGTGVPFLADETAEPWQSSGLHWDSVHVLRLRPLSAAGVAAVLGTDETSPAAAEVRRATGGTPALVAAVRAGWNPASGLTEQLDRVAADAVRGLVLGHLGRLSDDLLRLLRAFAVASPVLEFDQLRRIAGPQPQPVTRAWHALASAGFVHWSNGRRAIDGRIANCVLTGMDPAERAELHRAAAELAHRYAVGEDGVARLLLGSRPVGAAWAAQALVAAAENSRARGEAALASAYYDRAEREPLSDDARSRLTVELATMAANTGDLRLTRAALHTGASRATEVKLAAADLMVAGGAKANAVRVLTAACRSTGTEQSEKDSLAALYWLATDAPDGTGSLGVPGVPERLDPSDPDRAGAAAWLAASRGIGCGRARRLARVALRGNSGLFAPRLAAARTLTLTDNPLEAKAGLEAVIADARRRGARATAAAAVLARSRVNLRIGDLAAAEADVEGAGEILPAAEWHSSAVGSLLGFRLILRLASGDVDAASRIAEPAVPDAYFRFAQGLLELVHDRPGAAVRYFEECGRDMLGRGWSNPLLLPWRSMAAVGHRATGRHRAAEQLVRAEAALASRWGTRSVLGLVDFLSGLSRFDMIRFPSTISGLRHERTEPVGAHAFTGEAC; encoded by the coding sequence ATGACCCTGGTCGAACGCGATGCCGAAATCGCGGAACTGACGCGCCTCGTCGAGGAGCTCGCCGACGGCAAATCGAGCGTCGGGCTGGTGTCCGGGTTACCGGGGTCGGGGCGCACGAGCCTGCTGCGGGCGGCCGCGGCGATCGGCGAGGCCAACCGCGTCCGGGTGCTCTCGGCGCGCGGCTCGGTCTGCGAATCCGGCCTGCCGTTCGGGCTCGTCTCGCAACTCGAATCGTCCCTTGTGGACATCGACTCGCCCGGGATCGGCGGGACCGTGGCGGCCGGCGACGAGGGCGTGCGGACGCTGTGCGCGCGGTTCGTCGCGCTCGCCGGGCGGCGCCCGCTGCTGCTGGTGCTCGACGACATCCAGCTCGCCGACGCGTGGTCGAGGACCTGGCTGCTCGCGGTGCTGCGCAGGCTGTGGCAGGCGCCGCTGATGGTGGTCATCGCGGGCGCGGGCACCGGCGTGCCGTTCCTGGCCGACGAAACCGCCGAGCCGTGGCAGTCCTCGGGGCTGCACTGGGATTCCGTGCACGTGCTGCGCCTGCGCCCGCTGAGCGCGGCGGGCGTCGCGGCGGTGCTCGGCACCGACGAGACCTCGCCCGCGGCGGCGGAGGTCCGGCGCGCGACCGGCGGCACCCCGGCGCTGGTCGCCGCGGTGCGGGCGGGCTGGAACCCGGCGTCCGGGTTGACCGAGCAGCTCGACCGGGTCGCGGCCGACGCCGTGCGCGGGCTCGTGCTGGGGCACCTCGGACGGCTTTCCGACGATCTGCTCCGACTCCTGCGCGCGTTCGCCGTCGCCTCACCCGTGCTGGAGTTCGACCAGCTCCGCCGGATCGCCGGCCCGCAGCCGCAACCGGTCACCCGCGCCTGGCACGCGCTCGCCTCGGCCGGGTTCGTGCACTGGTCGAACGGGCGGCGCGCGATCGACGGCAGGATCGCGAACTGCGTGCTGACCGGGATGGACCCCGCCGAGCGGGCCGAACTGCACCGCGCGGCGGCCGAACTCGCCCACCGGTACGCCGTCGGCGAGGACGGCGTGGCGCGGCTGCTGCTGGGCAGCAGGCCCGTCGGCGCGGCGTGGGCGGCACAGGCGCTGGTCGCCGCCGCGGAGAACAGCCGTGCGCGGGGCGAGGCCGCGCTCGCGTCGGCCTACTACGACCGCGCCGAGCGGGAACCGCTGTCCGACGACGCGCGGTCCCGCCTGACCGTCGAACTGGCGACGATGGCGGCGAACACCGGTGATCTCCGGCTGACCAGGGCGGCGCTGCACACCGGTGCCAGCAGGGCGACCGAGGTCAAGCTCGCCGCCGCGGACCTGATGGTGGCGGGCGGGGCGAAGGCGAACGCGGTGCGCGTGCTGACCGCGGCGTGCCGGAGCACGGGCACCGAGCAGTCCGAAAAGGACAGTCTGGCTGCGCTGTACTGGCTCGCGACCGACGCGCCGGACGGCACGGGTTCCCTTGGCGTGCCGGGGGTTCCGGAGCGGCTGGACCCTTCGGATCCCGACCGCGCCGGTGCCGCGGCCTGGCTCGCCGCGAGCCGCGGGATCGGCTGCGGGCGCGCGCGGAGGCTGGCGCGGGTCGCGCTGCGCGGGAATTCGGGGCTCTTCGCGCCGAGGCTCGCCGCCGCGCGCACGTTGACGCTGACCGACAACCCACTCGAAGCGAAGGCGGGCCTCGAAGCCGTCATCGCCGACGCGCGCCGCCGGGGTGCGCGGGCGACGGCCGCCGCCGCGGTGCTCGCCCGCTCGCGGGTGAACCTGCGCATCGGGGACCTGGCGGCGGCGGAAGCCGATGTCGAGGGCGCGGGGGAGATCCTGCCCGCGGCCGAATGGCACTCCTCGGCGGTGGGCAGCCTGCTGGGGTTCCGGCTCATCCTGCGCCTCGCCAGCGGCGACGTCGACGCGGCGTCGCGGATCGCCGAGCCCGCCGTGCCGGACGCGTATTTCCGCTTCGCGCAAGGACTTCTGGAGCTGGTGCACGACCGGCCGGGTGCCGCGGTGCGGTACTTCGAGGAATGCGGGCGCGACATGCTCGGCAGGGGATGGTCGAACCCGTTGCTGCTGCCGTGGCGCTCGATGGCCGCGGTCGGGCACCGCGCGACGGGCCGCCACCGGGCGGCCGAGCAGCTGGTGCGGGCGGAGGCCGCGCTGGCGTCGCGGTGGGGCACCCGCTCGGTGCTGGGGCTGGTCGATTTCCTGTCCGGTCTCTCGCGGTTCGACATGATCCGGTTCCCGAGCACCATCTCCGGGCTGCGCCACGAACGAACGGAACCGGTCGGCGCGCACGCGTTCACGGGGGAAGCATGCTGA